The segment CCTCGCCGCCGACGGCTACCGGCACAACGGAAAGCGCAACGCGGCCGTCTGCGACGCCGCGAACCACTTCGCCGCCCAGGTCGACCTGGCCGCGATCGTGGCCCGGTCCACCGGCCTGGACGTCGAGCAACCGCACACCGGCGTCTACATCGGCTACACGGAAGGACAGTCCCTCGACTTCCACGTGGACGAAGCCGGATTCGGCGAAGCCAACCTGATCATCTGCCTCGCACGTACCCGCCGCACCGGGACGGCCAAAGCCAGCACCACCGTCTTCATCAGCGCCGCCGGCCACCTCGAATGCGACCTCGCAGCGGGCAGCGGCGTCGTCTTCGACGGCGCGCTCACACCGCACGGCCGGACGCCCCTCGGAGCTGGGGAGAGCATCACCCTCATCAGCCTCGGTTTCCGCGCGCGGGACCAAGCCAGACGTGTCCTTTCGGATCTTCCCCCGGTTCCGGCGTAACCCCGTCTGGCCGGCCGCCCCTCACCGAGTGCGGATATGGGCCTCGGCCTGCTCTGACCCGGGCCCGGTCAGGACGGCCCTTCCCCGCTCCGGCGGGGGAGGGCCGTCGTGCTGTTCGATATCGGATGAGAGGCGGATTTGATATCATTGGAGTCCAGTAGTCGACGGAAGGACGATCATGACGCGTACGGTCATCGACCTCGACGACGAGCTCCTCGCTGAGGCGCAGCAACTGTTCGGGACCTCCACCAAGGTCGCCACGGTGAACGCCGCCCTGCTCGAAGCCGTCAAGCTCGCCCGCCGGATAGAGTTCGCGGACGCCGTGGCCAGCGGGGAGTTCGACCTCCTCGGCGAGACCGGCGGCCAGGCGGTGGCGTGAGTAGGGAGCGCTTCCTGATCGACAAGTCGGCCCTGGCCCGGTGGGGGAAGCCGGCCGTACGGCCGGTGCTGGACGACCTCTCCCAGCGGGCCCTGCTCGCCATCAGTCCGACGGTGGAGATGGAGGTGCTGTACAGCGCCCGCACCCTGGCCGAGGCCGAGCGGCTGCGCCACCTGCTTCGGGGTTTCGACTACCTGTCGTGTCCTGATGAGGTGTGGGACCGGGCGAAGCAGGTGCAGCAGCAGGCACTGTTCCGCGGGAACCACAGGGCGCTGTCGATGGCGGACCTGCTCATCGCGGCCACGGCGGAGCGGCACGGGGTCACCGTCCTGCACTACGACGGCGACTACGACATGATCGCCGCCATCACCGGGCAGCCCGCCCGCTGGGTGGTACCGGCGGGGACGGCCGACTGAGTCCCTACCCGGGCGGCCGGGGCTGACGCCGGCGCTCGGGCTGCCCGTGATTCGGGACGCGGTGTCCCTGTTCGGTGGCCCGAACCGGCTGGAGTCGTGAGACGGTTCGGGAGTGTGGGTAGTCGTACGGCCCGAACTGACGTGGGCTGTGCGGGGGTTCGGGGGGTGGGGTGATCGTCGGGCGCGAACGCCCCTGATTCGTCAGACGGTTCAGGAGCGGCGGCCGCCGGTGCGGGTCGAGCCGGGGGGCCACAGGACGTCGACCGGCAGGCCGGCGGTTCGGGCGGTGGCGACCATGTCGGCGGTGCCGCCGGGGCCGTTGCCGGGGCGGCCGTCCCAGACGGCGAGGACTCGGTCGGCGAGCAGGAGCAGTCGGTGGTTGGCGGCGACGTACGCGGCCGGGTCGAGCCGGGCGGCGGGCAGGACCAGGACCTGCGCGGCGGCGGCCCGCAGCCGGTCGAAGGCGGCGCGTTCGGCCGAAGTGGCGTACGGGGCGGGGTAGTCGGGGCCGGGGAGGACGGCGATCAGCCGGGCGCCGTGGGCCAGGACGGCGTCCGCGAAGAGCGTGTCGGCGCCCGGGGCCAGGCAGGAGGCGCCCGTCAACTCGGCGGCGGGGTACGGGGCGAGGTAGGCGTCCAGGGCGGTGCGGACGGCGTGGCAGGTGGCCGGGGCGAGGTCCAGGTGCCCGGTCACGGCGATCACGGGCACGGCGGGGCTCCCGGGGCTGGTGGCGGATGCTGTGCCGGATCCTGCCAGGACGGCGGTGCGGCGGGCGGGAGTTGATCGGGATCGGTCCGAAAAGCGGTGCCCCGTGCCGGATTCGGGGGGCGCCGGGAGCGTGCTGGACAGTACGGACCGGCCGCCCGACAATCACGCTATGGCCGCTCAGGAGTTCAGCACCCAGCTCGCCCGCCCCTCGCAGTCCGAGCGGGACAGCGCGCTGGAGGTGCTGCGGGACGGGGTCGGCAGCGGCCGGCTCTCGCACGACACCTTCATCCGCCGGATGGAGCTGGTGCTGACCGCCCGCAGCCGCGCCGAGCTCGCCGAGGTGGTCGGCGACCTGCGCACGTACGGCCGGGTCTCCCGGCTGCTGCTGCGCGGGGTGGCGAGGGTCTCCGCGTTGCAGGTCCGGCTGCGGCAGACCTGGCAGGCCGAGCAGCTGACCAGGCTGCGGCTGCCCGACCCGGCCGTGCGGCGGCTGCGGATCGGCCGGATGACCGGCTCCGACCTCCGGCTGGGCGATTCGACGGTCTCCCGGCACCACGCCGAGCTGCGTTTCGAGGCCGGCGACTGGGTGCTGTACGACCTGGGCTCCAGCAACGGGACCTTCGTCAACGACCGCCGGGTGGCCGGCGGCACCGTGGTCCGGGCCGGCGACCGGCTGCGCTTCGGCCGGCTGGGCTTCCACCTCAGCGCCGACTGACCGGGCGGTTCCGGGGGCCGCGGGGCGGCGCCGCGCGGTGATCGAAATCAATTTTCCTTAGACTCGGTAATGACGTAGTCTAATGACATGCCCGAGATGTCCGAGGACGACCTGCTGGCGGTCAGCCAGCTGCGGTCGTCCGCGATGCGCCTGGCCCGACGGTTGCGACACCAGCGGGTCGAGGAGTCGCTGAGTCCCACCGAGATGGGGGTGCTCGGCACCCTCGCCCGCTGCGGCAAGGCGACCCCGGGCGAGCTGGCCCGCAGGGAGCACGTCCAGCCGCCGTCGATGACCAGGATCATCGCGATGTTGGAGGAGAAGGGCCTGGTGCGGCGCGAGCCGCACCAGGAGGACCGCCGGCAGGTGGTGGTCAGCAGTACGGAGCAGGCCGAGGAGATCCTCAACGAGTCCCGCCGCCGGCGCAACGCCTGGCTGGCCGGGCTCGCCGAGGGCCTCGACGAGGAGGAGTGGGAGCGGCTCAAGGCCGCCGCGCCCGTGCTCTACAAGCTGGCCAACCTGTAGCACCGACCGGCCCGACCAGGATCCACCCGACCGGGATCCGCCCCGACCCCGTCCAGCACCCGTCCCGTCCCGGGCACCCGAAGGAGAACCGCATCACCGCAGGACCCACCAGCGCCACAGAACGCGCCGCGACCGGACGAACGGTCGCGGCGCGCCGAGGGGAGACCACCTTGACACCGCCGGCCGCCCGCGCCGCCGCGATCCGCACCGCGACCATCCGCACCGACCTCCGCACCGACACCCGGCGCCCGACCACCACCCGCCTCGCGGGCGTGCGCCACGAGGAACCGCTCACCGACGAAGCGGCCGCCACCGAGACCGCGCCGACCGGCGCCCCCGCCGCGCGGAGCCAGGCGCCCGCCCCCGCGGGCCTGCCGGGCAGCGGCGACGACGAACCCGAGCATCCCACCGCGGCGGAGACCCCCGCCGCTTCGCCGGGCCGGTTCACCCGCCCGGGAGGGATGTTCTCGTCCCTGCGCGTCCGCAACTACCGGTACTACTTCGCCGGCCAGGTGGTCTCCAACACCGGCACCTGGATGCAGCGCATCGCCCAGGACTGGCTGGTGCTCAGCCTCACCGGCAGCCCGTTCGCGGTCGGCATCACCACCGCCATGCAGTTCCTGCCGATGCTGCTGCTCGGCCTCTGGGGCGGCGTCCTCGCCGACCGGCTGCCCAAGCGCCGGCTGCTGATCGCCACCCAGGGCGCGATGGGCCTGCTCGCCGCCGGCCTCGCCCTGCTCACCATCACCGGCGCGGTCACGCCCGTCGCGGTGTACCTGTTCGCGCTGCTGCTCGGCCTGGTCACGGTGGTCGACAACCCGACCCGGCAGGCGTTCGTCAGCGAGATGGTCCCCGCCAAGGACCTCGCCAACGCGGTCAGCCTGAACGCAGCCAACTTCCAGACCGCCCGCCTGGTCGGCCCCGCCGTCGCCGGCGCGCTGATCGCCGCGGTCGGCAGCGGCTGGGCGTTCGCCGTCAACGCGCTCTCCTTCGTCGCGGTCATCGGCGGCCTGCTCGCGATGCGCGGCGCCGAGCTGCGCCCGGTCGAGCGGATCGCCCGCGAGCGCGGACAGCTCCGCGAGGGCCTGCGGTACGTCCGGGAGCGCCCCGAACTGCTCTGGCCGATGGTGCTCGCCGGGTTCATCGGCACCTTCGGGTTCAACTTCCCGACCCTGCTGGCCGGCTTCGCGCACGACACCTTCCACGTCGGCGCCGGCGCGTACGGCCTGCTCAACACCGCGATGGCGGTCGGCTCGCTGACCGGCGCCCTGCTCGCCGCCCGCCGCGGCGCGCCCCGGCTGCGCCGCCTGGTGTTCGCCGCGCTGGCCTTCGGCGCGCTGGAGGTGCTGGCCGCGCTCGCGCCCGGCTACTGGACGTTCGCGCTGCTGCTCACCCTGATCGGCGTGTTCGGCCTGACCTTCAACACCTCGGTCAACTCGGCCCTCCAGCTCGGCACCGACCCGGAGATGCGCGGCCGGGTGATGGGCCTGCTGGTGCTGGTCTTCACCGGCGGCACCCCGATCGGCGCCCCGCTGGTCGGCTGGATCACGGCCGAGTACGGCCCGCGCCTCGGCCTGCTCGCCTGCGGCCTGGTCTCGGCCGCCGCGGCCGGCGTGGTCGCGCTCGTCCTCGGCCGGATCAGCGGCCTGCGGCTGCGCCTGGACCCGCACCCGGTGCGGACCCGCGGCCGGGTGTTCTCGGTGGTGCAGAAGGGCGACCTGGCGACCGCCTGCTAGCGCCGCCGGCGCCGCGCCGGGGCTCAGCCCTCGGTGGCGGGGACGGACTGCTCCAGGACCTGCCCGGGCCAGGGGCCGTCCGGCCGGTCGACGGTGAACGCGTGGGCGCGGGTGAACCCGAGCCGCTCGTACTGCTCGACCAGCCGGCCGTCCCCGCCCGCGTAGCAGTCCACCCGGAGCAGGTCGAGGCCGCGCGCGCGGGCCTCCCGGCGGGCGTCCGCGATCAGGGCCGCGCCGATGCCGGAGCCGCTGCGGGCGCGGTCGGTGACCAGCCAGTGGACGTACAGGTGGGGGCGGTCGGCGGTGTCCGCGTACGAGGGGGGCTGCTCGGACAGGACGCAGATGCCGAGCGGGGCGCCGCCGCCCGCGGGCTCGGCGATCCGGACCAGCTGCTCGCGGCAGGAGCGCTCGGCGCGGGCCACCGACTCGGGGCGCCGCGACCACGGGACGGTGCCCCACTGGCCGGTGCGGCCGCGGGCGGTCAGCCAGGCGACGGCGCCGTCGATCAGGGCGAGCAGGTCCTGGGCGGAGTCGGGTCCTCCGGTGCGGATGCGCATGGGGTCTTTCTATCCGATGGCGCCGCCCGGCCGGTAAGGCAATATGACGGGATGAGGCTCTTCGTCGCGGTGAACCCTCCGCCCCCCGCCAAGCTCGAACTCGCCGACGCCGCCGCGCCGCTGCGCGAACTGCCCGGCGCGGGCGGGCTGCGCTGGACCGAGCCCGCCGGGTGGCACCTCACCCTGGCGTTCCTCGGCGAGGTGCCGGCCGATGAAGTGCCCGCGCTGGAGCACGCGCTGGCCCGGGTCGCGGGCGGGCACCCCGCGCACCGGCTGCGGCTGGCCGGCGGCGGGACCTTCGGCGAGCGGGCGCTGTGGGCGGGCGTCGAGGGGGACGTCCGGGAGCTGCGCGAGCTGGCCGCGGCCGTCCAGCACGAGCTGGGCGCCACCGACGAGGAGCGCGGCTTCCACCCGCACCTGACCCTGGCCCGGGCCGGCACCACCCGGCGGCGCGGCGCGGGCGGCCCGGCCGACCTGCGGACGATGGCCGGCGCGCTGCGCGGGTTCCGGGGCACCGAGTGGCCGGCCGGGCGGATCCAGCTGATGCGCAGCGAGACCGGCTACGGCCCGGCCCGCTACACCGCGCTGGAGGGCTGGCCGCTCGGCACGTGAGGCCGGGCCGCTCAGCCGAGTTCGGGAGCGGCGCGGAGCTCGATCCGGGCCGGTGCGGCGGTGCCGAGCTCCAGCAGGACGAGGGAGTTGGGGCCCGGGCGGAGCAGCGGACCGGGACAGTACAGGGTGCGCTGCGGGCCGCGCGCGTCGTAGCGGCCGAGCAGGAAGCCGTTCACCCAGAGGTAGCCGTGCCCGCCCTCGGGGACGGCGAGGAAGGCGTCGCCGGCGGCGTCCAGCCGCAGGGTGCCGCGGGCCAGCGTCTCGGGCGCCGGGGCGCCCGGGCCCCAGGCGGCCGCGGGCAGCGGGTCGAGGGCGAGCGGTTCGGCCCGCCAGCCGTGCAGGTACTGCCGTTCGTGCCGGACGCCGGTGACGCCCTTGGTCTCGCCGAGCAGCGGCCCGTAGTTGACCCGGCCGAGCGATTCGACCAGCAGGCTGATCCGGGCCCCGCCGCCGGCCGCGACCGGTTCGGCGGCGACCCCGCGCTCCAGCGAGGCGACGTGCCTCCCGTCGACGCGCAGGCCGGCCCGGTCGCGCAACCCCTCGACGGTGAGCGGCAGTTCGGGGCTGAGCGCGGGCACCGAGGCGGTGTAGCGGACCAGGCCGTGCTCCAGCCCGAGCTCCTCGAACAGCGGCGGCACGGGCGACTCCACGGCGGGCCCGAACG is part of the Kitasatospora setae KM-6054 genome and harbors:
- a CDS encoding type II toxin-antitoxin system VapB family antitoxin; translation: MTRTVIDLDDELLAEAQQLFGTSTKVATVNAALLEAVKLARRIEFADAVASGEFDLLGETGGQAVA
- a CDS encoding PIN domain nuclease — its product is MSRERFLIDKSALARWGKPAVRPVLDDLSQRALLAISPTVEMEVLYSARTLAEAERLRHLLRGFDYLSCPDEVWDRAKQVQQQALFRGNHRALSMADLLIAATAERHGVTVLHYDGDYDMIAAITGQPARWVVPAGTAD
- a CDS encoding DUF1707 and FHA domain-containing protein, producing the protein MAAQEFSTQLARPSQSERDSALEVLRDGVGSGRLSHDTFIRRMELVLTARSRAELAEVVGDLRTYGRVSRLLLRGVARVSALQVRLRQTWQAEQLTRLRLPDPAVRRLRIGRMTGSDLRLGDSTVSRHHAELRFEAGDWVLYDLGSSNGTFVNDRRVAGGTVVRAGDRLRFGRLGFHLSAD
- a CDS encoding MarR family winged helix-turn-helix transcriptional regulator yields the protein MPEMSEDDLLAVSQLRSSAMRLARRLRHQRVEESLSPTEMGVLGTLARCGKATPGELARREHVQPPSMTRIIAMLEEKGLVRREPHQEDRRQVVVSSTEQAEEILNESRRRRNAWLAGLAEGLDEEEWERLKAAAPVLYKLANL
- a CDS encoding MFS transporter; translation: MFSSLRVRNYRYYFAGQVVSNTGTWMQRIAQDWLVLSLTGSPFAVGITTAMQFLPMLLLGLWGGVLADRLPKRRLLIATQGAMGLLAAGLALLTITGAVTPVAVYLFALLLGLVTVVDNPTRQAFVSEMVPAKDLANAVSLNAANFQTARLVGPAVAGALIAAVGSGWAFAVNALSFVAVIGGLLAMRGAELRPVERIARERGQLREGLRYVRERPELLWPMVLAGFIGTFGFNFPTLLAGFAHDTFHVGAGAYGLLNTAMAVGSLTGALLAARRGAPRLRRLVFAALAFGALEVLAALAPGYWTFALLLTLIGVFGLTFNTSVNSALQLGTDPEMRGRVMGLLVLVFTGGTPIGAPLVGWITAEYGPRLGLLACGLVSAAAAGVVALVLGRISGLRLRLDPHPVRTRGRVFSVVQKGDLATAC
- a CDS encoding GNAT family N-acetyltransferase, yielding MRIRTGGPDSAQDLLALIDGAVAWLTARGRTGQWGTVPWSRRPESVARAERSCREQLVRIAEPAGGGAPLGICVLSEQPPSYADTADRPHLYVHWLVTDRARSGSGIGAALIADARREARARGLDLLRVDCYAGGDGRLVEQYERLGFTRAHAFTVDRPDGPWPGQVLEQSVPATEG
- the thpR gene encoding RNA 2',3'-cyclic phosphodiesterase gives rise to the protein MRLFVAVNPPPPAKLELADAAAPLRELPGAGGLRWTEPAGWHLTLAFLGEVPADEVPALEHALARVAGGHPAHRLRLAGGGTFGERALWAGVEGDVRELRELAAAVQHELGATDEERGFHPHLTLARAGTTRRRGAGGPADLRTMAGALRGFRGTEWPAGRIQLMRSETGYGPARYTALEGWPLGT